The following is a genomic window from Bacillota bacterium.
TGCCTTTAAATTTCGCGGCACTGCTCATTTTTTCAAAGTCAGGGAATGTCAAACAACTTCCCGGTTCTGCTACCAGCACTGTTTCCAACTCATATCTTTCCCCTTAACCATCAAGTTTATCCGCCGGCACAAAAAATCGTCTGCCCGCATCTGCAGACAGACGATTAATTGACTATGGTTATTTTCGCCGTTTGTAAGTCACAAAACGATGAGCGAGAAGATTGCGCTCATCGATAATCCCAAGCTCTTCATCAACTGCTTCCCATTCCTGCTCATTAAATTCAGGGAAATATGTATCTGCTTCTACTTCTGCGTCAATTAATGTAAGATACATTTTGTC
Proteins encoded in this region:
- a CDS encoding dihydrofolate reductase — protein: DKMYLTLIDAEVEADTYFPEFNEQEWEAVDEELGIIDERNLLAHRFVTYKRRK